In Bubalus bubalis isolate 160015118507 breed Murrah chromosome 3, NDDB_SH_1, whole genome shotgun sequence, a genomic segment contains:
- the LRRC3C gene encoding leucine-rich repeat-containing protein 3C — MFPPASHLLSLLLVIDAGGAVPSPQGVPQGCYAAEEAGERTFRCSQAGLSAVPTSIPNDTRKLYLDANRLVSVPAGAFQHLPVLEELDLSHNVLAHLSGAAFQGLAGTLRHLDLSANQLASVPVEAFMGLKIQVNLSANPWRCDCALQEVLRRVKLAPGTGTGIVCGPGARPDLVGQEFLPLVREEELCGTGRGGARRSTDVALLVTMGGWLVLVVAYLAHYVWQNRDETRRPLKRAPVLPVRSEDSSTLSTMV; from the coding sequence ATGTTCCCACCAGCCAGTCATCTCCTGTCCCTGCTGCTGGTGATAGACGCAGGGGGGGCCGTGCCCAGCCCCCAGGGGGTTCCCCAGGGCTGCTATGCAGCAGAGGAAGCTGGGGAGCGGACCTTCCGCTGCAGCCAGGCGGGTCTGAGCGCCGTGCCCACCAGCATCCCCAACGACACCCGCAAACTCTACCTGGATGCCAACCGGCTGGTGTCGGTGCCAGCTGGTGCCTTCCAGCACCTGCCTGTCCTGGAGGAGCTGGATCTGTCCCATAACGTCCTTGCCCACCTCTCAGGGGCTGCTTTCCAGGGCCTGGCGGGCACACTGCGCCACCTCGACCTCTCTGCCAACCAGCTGGCCTCGGTGCCCGTGGAGGCTTTCATGGGGCTAAAGATCCAAGTGAACCTGTCTGCCAACCCGTGGCGCTGTGACTGTGCCCTCCAGGAGGTGCTCCGTCGGGTGAAGCTGGCCCCGGGCACCGGGACAGGCATCGTGTGTGGCCCAGGAGCCCGACCAGACCTCGTGGGGCAGGAGTTTCTGCCACTGGTCAGGGAGGAAGAGTTGTGTGGgacagggcggggcggggcccggCGCAGCACCGACGTGGCCCTGCTGGTCACCATGGGGGGCTGGCTGGTGCTGGTGGTGGCTTATCTGGCCCACTACGTGTGGCAGAACCGGGACGAGACCCGACGTCCCCTCAAGCGGGCCCCTGTGCTGCCTGTGCGCTCTGAGGACTCCTCCACCCTCAGCACAATGGTCTGA